The Pseudofrankia inefficax genome window below encodes:
- a CDS encoding ATP-binding protein codes for MLTAELAELVRTLRGSRTDLARVEAKRANRELPKSTRETLCAFANSPGGGVILLGLDESQGFASTGVTDPKKVRDSLADLARDQMAPPLAPLIEIMEFEGVQLVVAEIAELDRSSKPCYYRGAGMANGSYVRVGDGDYRLGPAEVHALVAARGQPVDDTIPVQDATPDDLMPEIVGPYLQRLRLQRPYAFRDLDDRELLLATRVLVPGDSGPVPSLAGLLCFGRFPQHFFPQVEVTFVEYPTVDGAEIGTGLRFLENRAFDGPVPLQVRETLVQLARSIRRGTVIAPGGGASTVYEYPLEALREAVVNAVVHRDLGQYSLGTQVQVEVYPDRITVRNPGGLFGAVRMSSLGEPGLSSARNALLLKLLEDVEVPGEGRTVCENRASGIRTIVRAMSAAGLPDPLFADHISWFEVTLSGPPPRRADLAAAARGNATVTGAATSSISRTTVPAERDWFVLESMRSAGRPLSRREIESMTGLTSARVKAALTNLIDQRLVTAIGATRSPTRRYEAAAAQVG; via the coding sequence ATGTTGACCGCCGAACTCGCCGAGCTCGTCCGCACGTTGCGCGGCTCGCGGACCGATCTCGCTCGGGTGGAGGCCAAGCGCGCCAATCGTGAGCTGCCGAAGTCGACACGGGAGACGCTGTGCGCGTTTGCCAACTCACCGGGCGGCGGCGTGATCCTGCTGGGGCTTGACGAGAGTCAGGGTTTCGCGTCGACCGGCGTGACCGACCCGAAGAAGGTCCGAGACTCCTTGGCCGATCTCGCGCGCGACCAGATGGCGCCGCCGCTGGCGCCACTGATCGAAATCATGGAGTTCGAGGGAGTCCAGCTCGTCGTAGCGGAGATCGCCGAACTGGATCGGAGCTCCAAGCCCTGCTACTACCGCGGCGCAGGCATGGCGAACGGCTCCTACGTCCGGGTGGGCGATGGTGACTACCGACTCGGTCCAGCCGAGGTCCACGCTCTGGTCGCGGCCCGCGGGCAGCCGGTTGACGACACCATCCCAGTCCAGGACGCCACACCGGACGACCTGATGCCGGAGATCGTCGGGCCGTACCTGCAGCGGCTGCGTTTGCAGCGTCCGTACGCCTTCCGAGACCTCGACGATCGTGAGCTTCTGCTGGCCACTCGGGTCCTGGTTCCCGGCGATTCCGGTCCGGTGCCGTCACTCGCCGGGCTGCTCTGCTTCGGCCGGTTCCCACAGCACTTCTTCCCGCAGGTCGAGGTCACGTTCGTCGAGTACCCGACCGTCGACGGCGCCGAGATCGGGACCGGCTTGCGTTTTCTCGAGAACCGGGCGTTCGACGGCCCGGTTCCGCTCCAGGTTCGCGAGACCCTCGTGCAGCTGGCCCGGTCCATCCGCCGCGGTACGGTCATCGCGCCGGGCGGCGGCGCGTCAACGGTGTACGAGTACCCGCTGGAAGCGCTGCGGGAGGCGGTCGTGAACGCGGTCGTCCACCGTGACCTCGGCCAGTACTCACTGGGCACCCAGGTCCAGGTCGAGGTCTATCCGGACCGGATAACGGTGCGCAACCCCGGGGGCCTCTTCGGCGCCGTCCGCATGAGCTCTCTCGGCGAGCCCGGTCTGTCGTCGGCGCGCAATGCCCTTCTGCTCAAGCTCCTGGAGGACGTCGAGGTGCCGGGCGAAGGCAGAACGGTCTGCGAGAACCGCGCGTCCGGCATTCGCACCATAGTCCGGGCGATGTCGGCGGCCGGCCTGCCTGATCCTCTGTTCGCCGACCACATCTCCTGGTTCGAGGTGACCCTCAGCGGGCCTCCGCCACGGCGCGCCGACCTCGCGGCGGCCGCCCGAGGCAACGCGACCGTCACGGGCGCGGCCACATCTTCGATCTCCCGCACCACGGTTCCGGCCGAGCGAGACTGGTTCGTCCTTGAGTCCATGCGTTCGGCCGGGCGGCCGCTTTCCCGCCGGGAGATCGAGAGCATGACCGGGCTCACCAGCGCCCGGGTCAAGGCGGCGCTCACGAACCTGATCGACCAGAGGCTGGTCACCGCCATCGGCGCGACACGATCACCAACGCGACGCTACGAGGCAGCCGCCGCCCAGGTGGGCTAG
- a CDS encoding sugar transferase, translated as MTATVPGREAPGRAASRRARETPERPPGRTIAVENDLYRAQLRWERRYVRVLIAFDAAACVVAAGVAYVIRFGPFGTRHFDTARDTSEWYLLALVLLPLVWVVSMALNRAYEPRFLGGGSEEFRRVVNAAVRVVATVATVSYATKAEVARAYVLIVFPVAILLSMVGRIGGRGILHRLRRQGRCMHRVLVVGAGESAATLVRLAQRDPTAGWSVVGVVLDRLPGRHSHDRPERSGFDLLGVPIVGTSESLHTSIRATRATTVAISPQMDGETLQRVLWNLEGSDVDVLVSSALTDVVGPRISIRPVAGLPLLHIREPELSGSRRVMKILFDRAVALTVVVLFSPLLIALAVAVRLTSRGPAIFKQVRVGRGGETFKMYKFRSMYVDAEARLAGLQTSNEGQGLLFKMRDDPRVTRVGKFLRKWSLDEVPQLFNVLNGSMSLVGPRPPLPREVAQYEDDVHRRLMVKPGLTGLWQISGRSDLNWDESVRLDLRYVENWTLAMDFVILWRTVFAVLRREGAY; from the coding sequence GTGACCGCGACGGTGCCCGGTCGCGAGGCTCCAGGGCGAGCCGCGTCGCGTCGGGCCCGGGAGACGCCGGAACGGCCGCCGGGCCGCACGATCGCCGTCGAGAACGATCTCTACCGGGCCCAGCTGCGCTGGGAGCGCCGCTACGTCAGGGTTCTGATCGCCTTCGACGCCGCGGCCTGCGTGGTCGCGGCCGGAGTGGCCTACGTGATCAGGTTCGGCCCGTTCGGGACCCGGCACTTCGACACGGCCAGGGACACCTCGGAGTGGTACCTGCTCGCGCTGGTGCTGCTGCCGCTGGTCTGGGTCGTCTCGATGGCGCTGAACCGGGCCTACGAGCCGCGGTTCCTCGGTGGCGGGTCCGAGGAGTTCCGCCGGGTCGTCAACGCGGCGGTCCGAGTGGTGGCCACCGTCGCCACCGTGTCCTACGCGACCAAGGCCGAGGTCGCCCGCGCCTACGTGCTCATCGTCTTCCCGGTCGCGATCCTGCTGTCGATGGTCGGCCGGATCGGTGGCCGGGGCATCCTGCACCGGCTGCGCCGGCAGGGCCGCTGCATGCACCGGGTGCTGGTCGTCGGCGCGGGCGAGTCGGCCGCGACCCTGGTCCGGCTCGCCCAGCGTGACCCGACCGCCGGCTGGTCGGTGGTCGGCGTCGTGCTGGACCGCCTGCCCGGCCGGCACAGCCACGACCGGCCGGAGCGCAGCGGCTTCGACCTGCTCGGCGTGCCGATCGTCGGCACCTCGGAGAGCCTGCACACCTCGATCCGGGCGACCCGCGCCACCACCGTCGCGATCTCCCCGCAGATGGACGGCGAGACGCTGCAACGGGTGCTGTGGAACCTGGAGGGCTCGGACGTCGACGTGCTGGTCTCGTCGGCGCTGACCGACGTCGTCGGGCCGCGGATCTCGATCCGCCCGGTCGCCGGCCTGCCGCTGCTGCACATCCGGGAGCCGGAACTGTCCGGCTCCCGGCGGGTCATGAAGATCCTGTTCGACCGTGCGGTCGCGCTCACCGTCGTCGTACTGTTCTCGCCCCTGCTGATCGCGCTGGCCGTCGCGGTCCGGCTCACCAGCCGAGGCCCGGCGATCTTCAAGCAGGTCCGGGTCGGCCGCGGTGGCGAGACGTTCAAGATGTACAAGTTCCGCTCGATGTACGTCGACGCCGAGGCCCGCCTCGCCGGCCTGCAGACCAGCAACGAGGGCCAGGGCCTGCTGTTCAAGATGCGCGACGACCCACGCGTCACCCGGGTCGGGAAGTTCCTGCGCAAGTGGTCGCTCGACGAGGTGCCCCAGCTGTTCAACGTGCTCAACGGCTCGATGTCGCTGGTCGGCCCGCGCCCGCCGCTGCCCCGTGAGGTCGCCCAGTACGAGGACGACGTGCACCGCCGGCTGATGGTCAAGCCCGGCCTGACCGGCCTGTGGCAGATCAGCGGGCGCTCGGACCTCAACTGGGACGAGTCGGTCCGCCTCGACCTGCGCTACGTCGAGAACTGGACCCTGGCCATGGACTTCGTCATCCTCTGGCGCACCGTCTTCGCCGTCCTGCGCCGCGAGGGCGCCTACTAG